In the genome of bacterium, the window TTCCTAACCGTACGGGTCGAAATTTTTCGACCTGTGAAATAGGTTTATACAAATATCCCCCAATTAGGGTAAGAAAGAGAATAAACAGATCGCTCCTCTGGAGCTAATTTGTTATGAGAGATATATTCTACAAACATGTCGCTCCTCTGGAGCTAACCTGAATAAAGCTCCGTAGGAGAGCAATCTGTTTGTAGTATTTCGCAAAAGCAATATATTTGCAGCTCCGTAGGAGCGACCTGTTTTTAGTAGTAGAGCTTGAATATCTATGTCTATGGGAAGTTTCTTGCATTTTATTTAAATCTATTTCACAGGTCGAAATTTTTCTTCACGGGTAACCGTTCATCCCATGAGGCTGAACGCTTACCTTCACGGCTGACGCATAAATTACCGAATATTAATGTCAAGGTCAAAAACTATGTCCATCTATAAAACCAGGGCCATTGTTTTAAGAACCAGGGAGTTAGGCGAGACAAGCCGGATTATTAGGCTGTATTCTCTTAGGTATGGTAAGATAGATGCTGTAGCTAAAGGAATCAGGAACTTGACTTCCCGTTTTGGGGCGAGACTGGAGCCTTTTACCCTGGTCGATCTGGTCCTTTGGGGAGATGTAGAAAAAGAAGGACTCCAGATCATTACCCAGGCCCAAATTATTAATTCACATCAAGCCCTGCGTGAAGACCTCGACCGGATAGCTATCAGCTCCTTTCTGGTCGAGTTAGTAGAATCCCTGGTTGAAGGAGGCAGTGAGGCGAATATCTTTTATCTCCTTGAAAACTTCCTTTACGCCTTAGAGACCAGAATCTCTCCCCTGTTTATTTACGCCTTTTTGCTTAAATTACTTTCCTTGCTTGGCCTTAAGCCCCATCTAAAAGACTGTCTAAATTGTCACGGCCAAGTAGAGACCAGGGTCGTATTTTCTGCCGCCGAGGGAGGAATTTTCTGCCTTTCCTGTGCTCCACCCCGAGGAGTAATCACTATTTCAGCCGGAACCCTGGCGCTGGCCAAACAGCTTTTGGCCCTTCCCCCCTTAAAGATAGACCAAATAAGGCCTTCCCCCCCTCTCTTGCTCGAGCTGAAATCAATGATTCTTGACCATTTATTGGCTCAGCATCTGCCGAGGCATCTGAAAAGCTTGAAGTTCCTTATTATTCCTTGAGCGCCCCCATGCGGATGCCTTTAACAAAGAATCCTTGAAAGGCAAAAAAGATAATCATCATCGGCACGGCCGCCACGACTGCTCCAGCCATAAGCAGGCCATAGTCTAACACCTGTTTACTTTGCAGGGTGGCCAGACCGACAGGGAGGGTATAGCGAGAGGCTGAATTAAGGACAATCAGCGGCCAGAGGAAGGCATTCCAGTAAGTGATAAAAGTAAAAATCCCCAAAGCTCCTAAGACCGGTTTCGAGAGAGGCAGTATAATATGCCGGTAAATACCGGCTTCTGAGCAGCCGTCCATTCTGGCGGCATCTTCCAGGTCCCGCGGTAGGCCTTCCATATACTGCTTCATCAGGAATATTCCGAAAGGACCGGCCAAACCGGGTAAAATAACCGCCCAGAGAGAATCAAGCAGATGCAGTTTGCTCATCATTAAATAAAGAGGCACTACTATCACCTGTCCCGGAATCATCATTAAAGATATAATCGCCCAGAAGAGGATGGTCTTGCCAGGAAAATCCTTGCGGGCAAAGGCATAGCCGGCCAGGGAATCAAAGAGAAGGTGAAAAAAGGTGACGGCCAGGCTGATTAAAGTAGAGTTAAAAAGCCAGCGCAATATCTCGGAATGGCTGAAGAGGTCTTTAAAGTTCATCCAGGTGTAGTCCCGGCCAAGTAAATCAGGGGGCACCTGGGTGATACTCTCCGGATGAGTAAAGGCCGTGACAAACATCCAGACCAGGGGAAAAAGAAAAATGGCTGCTCCGGCAAACAATAAGGCGTAAAGGCCGATTTCGAGTTTCGAGTTGGGGGCAGCCGCTTGCGGGTCGTCGAGTTTCGGGTTCATTTAATGCTCTCTTTTGGTCCAGAAGATACAAAGTTTTGCCGGTTGCGCGCCTCGAAAGCTCGGTTGATAATTTAACCCTCTGCGCCTCGCCGCCGGAAAGGGTTGTCGGGGGTTGGCCGAGCTTGATGTATCCGAGGCCAACGTCATAAAGGGTCTGGACGATTTTTTAATCTCTACTGTTCCATATTGGGTAGCAGACAATATTATCCTCCTTTATCTTAAGTTCGTATTGTCAACCTAAGTTTTGCACGAAATCGAATTTATCGTCTTTCTTTTTTTATAAGCCACAGATTTACACGGATGAACACAGATAAAAACTAACTCTCTACAAGAATTTGTTCTTGTGATTTTTGTGAGAATCAATGAACATTCTTCTTTAGCATAACTTCTTTCACTGGAACAGGGTAAGCACTGATGACATCATCCATCGTTGTAATGATCAGACCGTGCGCCAATGCTTGGCAAATTAGCATACGGTCAAACGGATCACGGTGAATCGATGGCAGATTGGCAAGTTTACACACGCTGGCTTCATCGAGCGACAAGCTGGCAATTTGATGCTGTTGGCGCTGAATGGGGAGATAAACATCGGGTGGTTGAGGTAATGGCAATTTGCCAAGGTGATACTTGACCGTGGCCTCCCACAGAGATACCACGCTCAAATAGACCTCATTACTCAAGTCACGAATCGCATCACGCATACCAGCCGATAGGCGTCTGTCTGCGCTGATAAACCAAAGGAAGATCTGGGTATCTAGTAAGTGCTTCATCTTCCCTCGAACTCTTGAATGACATGTTCTGGCAACGGAGCATCAAAATCGTCTGGTGCACTAAATTCCCCAACACACAATCCAAAAGGGCGTAAGAGTTCAGCCGGCGGAGCAATTGGCCTGATTTCTGCCAATGGCCTACCAGCCTTGACAATCACGAAAGTCTCGCCACCTTCCACACGTTGGAGGTAGGCCGGCAAATCCTGCTTTATTTCGTCCACATTGACCTGGACCGTATCAGTACTGATCACAGACATTTCAGTTCAATCCTCCGATTCGTCTTCAGCGGCGCGGCATCGCGGTAGGACGGCCAGTTACCCGACCGCCCCCGCACAGATCCCGGCGTGCAGTTTTGCCGCATCGGGCTCTTCAGTTATCCTCGCTTCCGCCTTCGGCCCTTGGGCCTTCTTCGCTATTCCCTGCAAGAAGGTGGATAAGCCTTAGTGCAGGTTATTGACTCAAAATCCGAAACTCGAAACCCGAAACGCGGAACTTAATGTGGCGGTATATGTGCGGTGGAAATGACACTGTAAATCGGCCCGGCCGGCGTTAACTGGCTCTTCATTAAATTGATCTTAGTCACCGGCATTTTAATAGAAACAACCTTTAGTGAACTCATTATTTCAGCCAATTTGTCTCTATTATCTATTTCTTTTACCCGGCCGAGGGTGATGTGAGAGACAAATTCTTTGTCCTCCTTTGGCACCCCTATACTGAATAATCGGCGATCCAATTCCTGAGCCAGTTGTTTCAGTCTCTCCCGCGGGTCTTTTATCCCTACCCAGACTATTCTTGGCTTTTTAAGAGACGGGAAAGCCCCTAAGGCATCCAGAGATATCTCGAACCATTCTTTTCTCTGAGCGGTTTCCTGAATGATCTTCGTCACAGACTTGAGATTGTTCCTGGGAATATTTCCCATGAATTTCAAAGTGAGATGGATAGAATCCGGCTCAACCCACTTTACTTTTGCTACAGCCTTTTTTAGCCGCTCCTGAACACTAATTAATTCTTCTTTTATCTCCGGGGTAATGGGAATGGCAATAAAGCATCTGATATCAGCATCACTCATAGGTTCATATCTCGTAACTACTCAGGTAGATAGGCTGTCCCTAAAAGCCTTCCAACTTCAGTTTATTTACCTGAGTAGTTACCATATCTCCTTGGATTACTCCTTCTATCAACCTAAAGGCTTCAGCGGCTGTTTGATTCTTGATCTCTATTCGCTCACCAGTGAAATTAAACTTCCTTATAGTAACTTTTCCTTTAAAGGAAAGGGCGATGTAGACCAGACCAACCGGTTTTTCTTTAGTCCCTCCTGAGGGCCCGGCGATACCGGTCACCCCTAAGCCCACATCGGTCTTCAATAGCCGGGCTATCCCAAGGGCCATCGCTCTGGCTGTCTCCCGGCTCACGGCTCCGAACCGCTGAATTACCTCAGGGTTAACACCCAGAATTTTCATTTTGACCTCGTTACTATAGGCCACCACCCCCCCTATAAAGTAATTCGAACTGCCCGGAACATTGGTAAATTGATGCGAGATTAAACCACCGCTGCATGATTCAGCTATCCCGATGGTTAATTGTCGCTCACTTAGAATCTGGCTGACACGCCTTGCGATTGCGGATGGCGGATTTTTCATTTTGGATTCCAGATGTTACATTCTGCTCCTTACTTCTTTCCTAGTAAAAACCCGGTTGATTACCTCCCCTTTTTTCCCCAGCGGGGGTAAGACTCGACCATTCCATCTAAGGATTAAGTTGCCGGCATCGCCAACGGTTATCTCTATCCTGTCAAACGCTTCCCATCTCACAGTCTGTCCCGGAGTAAGTGTCTCTTCCTCTTCTTCACCGTCCAGGGAAACCAGAACCCAAACTTCCTTCAGGATTTCGGCTTCCAAGACCAACATTTTCGGATTATAATCCTGCCTATCAGCGATCTGTTTCTCTTCAACAGCTTGAGCTTCCAAGGCCGTTGAAGTTTCACGGGTATCTATTAATTCTGTTGAAGTAAACGTCAAGAATTCAGGCGTATCGGTTGATTCTTCAGGCGCAAGTGATTCCTCCGAGAGCGGTTTTTTCTGAAAGATATCCCTTTCTGTCTCTACGGATTGAGTGGCCGGGGTGATGTCCTTCTCTCCTTCCATAAATTGGGCTAAAGAAAACCAGAGGATAGCTCCCAAAACAAGAATTGAGAAGCCAAACAGCACATCCTTTCGTCCACCTGAAGAAACAGCATCAGCCTCTCGCTGCCGAGGGAGAGGGACAGCCTTTTTAGTCACATGCGGATGAGAGGATATCTCCTCTTTCAATAGGCGATTCATTTCCTCAGGGTCAAGGCCAAGAAAGGCACAGTATTTCCGTAAAAATCCGTAGAGGTAAGTTTCCCCAGGAATCAGATCATAGGCCTCATTTTCCAGGGCCTTCAGATGCTTTTGGTTAATATGTGTTTCTCTGGCGGCCTCTTCCAGTGAAATTTCTTTTTCTTCCCGTTTGGCCTGCAGGATTTCGCCTAAAGACATGTTTACCCCCTTTATCTATTACCCAATATATCATAGATATAATCTTATTTCAAGACATTTTTATCTTGAGCCATCTGTGAAGAATGAAAATCTTGACTTCGCCCCTGATTTATGTTATGATAAGCGTTGAAAATGGAGAGCAGTGTCAAAAGATATACGGTAACCGTTCATCCCTCGATGCTGGATCCCCGATGCTCGATGCTCGAGCATCGGGGATCGAGTTTGTGCCTTAGTGGCTGAACGCTTACGAAATATGAAAGTGGATATGTTAGGCTCTTGTTTCTCTGGAAGGACAAGTGAAGATTAGGCCCTATGAAAGATTTCAATCTCTTACAGGTAAGCAGTATAATTTTACTCCTTTTGCTCTTCCTCCCTGGTTGCTGGACCAGGGATGAAGTAATGACCATCCGTCTTTGGGAATTCCCCCGCTGGCGTGAGGGGGATGAGCTGGACCGCTTTGTCTGGATCAAGCGTCAGATAGCCGAGTTTGAAGCGAGCCATCCTGGGGTCAAGATCGAGTTGACTGAGTTGACCTGGGATAGGGGCCAGGATAAGATCCGGATCGCCACCGCGGCCGGGTTGGGGCCGGACATTGTCTCCGGCAGTCTGCCGGTGGAATATATTGAAGCCGGAGTGATAGAACCAATAGATGATTATCTGGCTCTCGAGGATAAGAAAGATTACTACCCGGCCGGCTTCAGCGCCTATACCTATAAAGGCAAACACTGGGGCTGGCCATGGTTTCTGACCGGTCAGATGCTTTTTTTGAATCTGGATATATTTAAAGAACGGGGAGTGGAACCCCCACAGGGTCCCTGGACTTACGAAGAGTTTGCCGCTAAAATGAAGGCCATGACCTTTGATTCTGACGGAGATAAAAGGGTAGACACTTATGGCTTCGGCTTTACAGTCACTCCCGGCGCCACCGATAT includes:
- the recO gene encoding DNA repair protein RecO, producing MSRSKTMSIYKTRAIVLRTRELGETSRIIRLYSLRYGKIDAVAKGIRNLTSRFGARLEPFTLVDLVLWGDVEKEGLQIITQAQIINSHQALREDLDRIAISSFLVELVESLVEGGSEANIFYLLENFLYALETRISPLFIYAFLLKLLSLLGLKPHLKDCLNCHGQVETRVVFSAAEGGIFCLSCAPPRGVITISAGTLALAKQLLALPPLKIDQIRPSPPLLLELKSMILDHLLAQHLPRHLKSLKFLIIP
- a CDS encoding carbohydrate ABC transporter permease — protein: MNPKLDDPQAAAPNSKLEIGLYALLFAGAAIFLFPLVWMFVTAFTHPESITQVPPDLLGRDYTWMNFKDLFSHSEILRWLFNSTLISLAVTFFHLLFDSLAGYAFARKDFPGKTILFWAIISLMMIPGQVIVVPLYLMMSKLHLLDSLWAVILPGLAGPFGIFLMKQYMEGLPRDLEDAARMDGCSEAGIYRHIILPLSKPVLGALGIFTFITYWNAFLWPLIVLNSASRYTLPVGLATLQSKQVLDYGLLMAGAVVAAVPMMIIFFAFQGFFVKGIRMGALKE
- a CDS encoding type II toxin-antitoxin system VapC family toxin; protein product: MKHLLDTQIFLWFISADRRLSAGMRDAIRDLSNEVYLSVVSLWEATVKYHLGKLPLPQPPDVYLPIQRQQHQIASLSLDEASVCKLANLPSIHRDPFDRMLICQALAHGLIITTMDDVISAYPVPVKEVMLKKNVH
- a CDS encoding type II toxin-antitoxin system Phd/YefM family antitoxin; the protein is MSVISTDTVQVNVDEIKQDLPAYLQRVEGGETFVIVKAGRPLAEIRPIAPPAELLRPFGLCVGEFSAPDDFDAPLPEHVIQEFEGR
- the thpR gene encoding RNA 2',3'-cyclic phosphodiesterase; protein product: MSDADIRCFIAIPITPEIKEELISVQERLKKAVAKVKWVEPDSIHLTLKFMGNIPRNNLKSVTKIIQETAQRKEWFEISLDALGAFPSLKKPRIVWVGIKDPRERLKQLAQELDRRLFSIGVPKEDKEFVSHITLGRVKEIDNRDKLAEIMSSLKVVSIKMPVTKINLMKSQLTPAGPIYSVISTAHIPPH
- a CDS encoding CinA family protein; this translates as MKNPPSAIARRVSQILSERQLTIGIAESCSGGLISHQFTNVPGSSNYFIGGVVAYSNEVKMKILGVNPEVIQRFGAVSRETARAMALGIARLLKTDVGLGVTGIAGPSGGTKEKPVGLVYIALSFKGKVTIRKFNFTGERIEIKNQTAAEAFRLIEGVIQGDMVTTQVNKLKLEGF
- a CDS encoding RodZ domain-containing protein encodes the protein MSLGEILQAKREEKEISLEEAARETHINQKHLKALENEAYDLIPGETYLYGFLRKYCAFLGLDPEEMNRLLKEEISSHPHVTKKAVPLPRQREADAVSSGGRKDVLFGFSILVLGAILWFSLAQFMEGEKDITPATQSVETERDIFQKKPLSEESLAPEESTDTPEFLTFTSTELIDTRETSTALEAQAVEEKQIADRQDYNPKMLVLEAEILKEVWVLVSLDGEEEEETLTPGQTVRWEAFDRIEITVGDAGNLILRWNGRVLPPLGKKGEVINRVFTRKEVRSRM